In Desulfarculaceae bacterium, the following are encoded in one genomic region:
- a CDS encoding PAS domain S-box protein — MATEPKLGNDGSLPHRLILESVGEDTLTQVASDYLDLLGTAAVIHEKNGSLALSVFASDWCRLLCDAPCLASQGESARQSPEETSCWDECSRRAMETGGPVEVACQGGLELFGVPIMAGEVVVGAISFAHGQPPEDPAEQARLAEAHSLDPAVLQAETGKLPPKSPAIVERAKRRLATSARLIGSVVQAELTSRALRENEEKFRLLTENMSDIVWTTDLAFQTTYMSPSAEWVLGFSSQEREALTLEQKITPESVRKLYDLFKGKTPPEARGSRPGDPLKMEMEYYRKDGSTVLMENIITAMHDSKGEIIGFHGVSRDITERKKAQEELTRREETLRGIFDTVQAGIILVDDQGVITLANPRMAQMLGVRQAELIGTPYLGHVAQDQIPHADRAMRQLMAGEVDQASQERLYRRADGSRFWGHLTGQRLHHADGSFWALVGVIQDITERRRADKAIRKSEARFRQLVENISEVFWVGSPDWQEVSYVSPSYEQVWGRSRQGLYDEPTSWMELLPDEDRQAVTDYIQAADPGQPGTFPLYRLQREDGETRWISARYYPVRDESGKVVSICGIAEDITRQKQAEQELRQTLERLKSHLENSPLGVVEFDSEYKVIYWSPQAEEIFGWKAEEMLGRFIGDVRFIHEDDADQVYRLFKEMESGHLKSNTNFNRNYRKDGTVIDCAWYNSAPLDENGELISVFCSVLDITERKRDEQRLKDSEERYRLLFQSMLSGFSLHEIITDDDGKPVDYTFLEMNPAFERFTGLKAEEVRGRTVREVWPDIEDSWIETYGEVALTGRPARFDDYSQALGRHFEVAAYSPAPGQFATVFQDVSERKQAEEALKQSEEKFRSAFDNAGVGMALVDMEGYFLSANSALCEMLGYDPEEFRSLRFLEISHPDDRAESWDQVKLILKGGPESFSLQKRYLHKDGRIIWGRANVSLVRGTDGEPLFAVVQIADITETKEAQEELAEIFNMSLDPICVADINSATFLKVNPAFTATLGYSEQELLGVSFMEFVHPDDVQPTLDVLEKELSRGNMVINFTNRYRRKDGEYVWLNWNSHPDMEKGITYAVAHDITEQRRYERELEEREALLNEVGSIAKIGGWEMDLVTRRSKWTKGTYDIVEIEPGQPIPGPDDHIAFYLPQYRDIVREAMRALEEDDVPLDFEAEALTPKGNVKWCRALGRAQRVGGKAVRLYGTFQDITERKKAEEELHESEQKFRLVTETIQDVFWLSTCGVEEMIYVSPAYENVWGLSLEELYRSPRAFLESLHPDDKEGYLKTIGEYHRRGKAYECSYRILRKGGEIRWIEEKGYPVAEPSGRTRLMTGVCTDITERKKAEEALRESRLWLETIFNAQEDAIFVTTPGRRTVQVNPAAGEMFGYSDQELFERSTELVHVDQAHYEEFGRRITQAFERGETAHFEYEMMRKNGEVFPTEHTVSMLKSELGEPMGILSVVRDITQRKRAEEALAQTQERFRQLMEQSPSVIEIYDLDGTQIMANRAYEELWGFPASHTKGRFNLFKSEEFLRLGLEPYARRAYEGEAVDIPPYRFDGTGPTEGRGRGRTRWLKTRLYPLKDGQGRVQNLVITHEDYTEVKEAEQQNRELEAQLRQSQKLEAVGTLAGGIAHDFNNILAAIMGYAELTQDDLPAGHPGHESIEQILKATRRARDLTRQVLNFSRPGEEHQRPMQLAVLVRETLKLLRPSIPAYVDFRSVIRDEKLMIKADQSQMHQVLLNLCTNAAQALNEGGVIEVGLEKVELDPEDPQAPPGLPSGVYQMLWVKDNGPGMEQGTLARIFDPFFTTKEPGMGSGMGLSVVHGIVQAHDGAVAVESELGQGSVFRVYLPVLSKGELSGEAAPDAPPRGSEHVLLVDDEPALVDVGRHVLERLGYRVTAATSSREALGLFQEAPGEFDLLLTDLTMPGLTGTALAERILAIRPDMPVILCTGYSYEHVTEAQMQAMGIRRLAHKPLRAAEIAEIIREVLDEPPDRQ, encoded by the coding sequence TTGGCCACCGAGCCCAAGCTAGGCAACGACGGAAGCCTGCCCCACCGCCTTATCCTGGAGAGCGTGGGCGAGGACACCCTTACTCAAGTCGCTTCCGATTATCTGGACCTGCTGGGCACCGCGGCGGTCATCCACGAAAAAAACGGCTCTCTCGCCCTGAGCGTGTTCGCCTCGGACTGGTGCCGCCTGCTGTGCGACGCCCCCTGCCTCGCCAGCCAGGGCGAATCCGCAAGGCAATCGCCCGAGGAGACCTCCTGCTGGGACGAGTGCTCCCGCCGGGCCATGGAAACCGGCGGCCCGGTGGAGGTGGCCTGCCAGGGCGGCCTGGAACTCTTCGGCGTGCCCATCATGGCCGGCGAGGTGGTGGTGGGCGCCATCAGCTTCGCCCATGGGCAGCCGCCCGAAGACCCCGCCGAGCAGGCCCGGCTGGCCGAAGCCCACAGTCTGGACCCCGCCGTTTTGCAGGCCGAAACCGGCAAGCTGCCTCCCAAGTCCCCGGCCATCGTCGAGCGGGCCAAGCGGCGCCTGGCCACCTCGGCCCGGCTCATCGGCTCGGTGGTGCAGGCCGAGCTGACCTCCCGCGCCCTGCGCGAGAACGAGGAGAAGTTCCGGCTGCTGACCGAGAACATGAGCGACATCGTCTGGACCACGGACCTCGCCTTCCAGACCACCTACATGAGCCCCTCGGCGGAGTGGGTGCTCGGCTTCTCTTCCCAAGAACGCGAAGCGCTGACCCTAGAGCAAAAGATCACCCCGGAATCGGTCCGCAAGCTTTATGACCTGTTCAAGGGCAAGACGCCCCCCGAGGCCAGGGGCAGCCGGCCCGGCGACCCCCTCAAGATGGAGATGGAGTATTACCGCAAGGACGGCTCCACCGTCTTGATGGAAAACATCATCACCGCCATGCACGACAGCAAGGGCGAGATCATCGGTTTCCACGGGGTCTCGCGCGACATCACTGAACGCAAAAAGGCGCAGGAAGAGCTGACTCGCCGCGAGGAGACCCTCCGGGGCATCTTCGACACGGTGCAGGCGGGCATCATCCTGGTGGACGACCAGGGCGTGATCACCCTTGCCAACCCGCGCATGGCCCAGATGCTGGGGGTCCGCCAGGCCGAGCTGATCGGCACACCCTACCTGGGCCACGTGGCCCAGGATCAGATCCCCCATGCCGACCGGGCTATGCGCCAGCTCATGGCCGGCGAGGTGGACCAGGCATCCCAGGAAAGGCTCTACCGCCGGGCCGACGGCTCGCGGTTTTGGGGCCATCTCACCGGTCAACGCCTGCACCACGCCGACGGCAGCTTCTGGGCCCTGGTGGGGGTCATCCAGGACATCACCGAACGCCGCCGGGCCGACAAAGCCATCCGGAAGAGCGAGGCCCGCTTCCGCCAACTGGTTGAGAACATCAGCGAGGTCTTTTGGGTGGGCTCGCCGGACTGGCAGGAGGTGAGCTACGTAAGCCCCTCCTACGAGCAGGTATGGGGCCGCAGCCGGCAAGGCCTCTACGACGAGCCGACATCCTGGATGGAGCTACTGCCCGATGAGGACCGCCAGGCGGTGACGGACTACATACAGGCCGCCGACCCCGGCCAGCCGGGCACCTTCCCCCTGTACCGCCTGCAACGTGAAGACGGGGAAACCCGCTGGATTTCGGCCCGTTACTACCCCGTGCGCGACGAGTCGGGCAAGGTGGTGAGCATCTGCGGAATCGCCGAGGACATCACCCGGCAGAAGCAGGCTGAGCAGGAGCTGCGCCAGACCCTGGAGCGCCTAAAATCCCACCTGGAGAACTCCCCCTTGGGAGTGGTGGAGTTCGACAGCGAGTACAAGGTCATCTATTGGTCGCCCCAGGCGGAGGAAATCTTCGGGTGGAAGGCCGAGGAGATGCTGGGCCGGTTCATCGGCGATGTGAGATTCATCCACGAAGACGACGCCGACCAGGTGTACCGGCTCTTCAAGGAGATGGAGTCCGGGCACCTGAAGAGCAACACCAATTTCAACCGCAACTACCGAAAAGACGGCACGGTCATCGACTGCGCCTGGTACAACTCGGCCCCGCTGGACGAAAACGGCGAACTCATCTCGGTTTTCTGCAGCGTGTTGGACATTACCGAACGCAAGCGGGACGAGCAGCGCCTCAAGGACAGCGAGGAGCGCTACCGCCTGCTGTTCCAGTCCATGCTCTCGGGCTTTTCGCTGCACGAGATAATCACCGACGACGACGGCAAGCCGGTGGACTACACCTTCCTGGAGATGAACCCCGCCTTCGAGCGCTTCACCGGGCTCAAGGCTGAGGAGGTGAGGGGCCGCACGGTGCGGGAGGTCTGGCCCGACATCGAGGACTCCTGGATCGAGACCTACGGCGAGGTGGCCCTGACCGGCCGGCCCGCCCGCTTCGACGACTACAGCCAGGCCCTGGGCCGCCACTTCGAGGTGGCCGCCTACTCCCCGGCCCCGGGGCAGTTCGCCACCGTGTTCCAAGATGTCAGCGAGCGCAAGCAGGCCGAAGAGGCCCTGAAGCAGAGCGAGGAGAAGTTCCGCTCCGCCTTTGACAACGCGGGCGTGGGCATGGCCCTGGTGGACATGGAAGGCTACTTCCTCTCGGCCAACAGCGCCCTGTGCGAAATGCTGGGCTACGACCCGGAAGAGTTCAGGAGCTTGCGTTTTCTGGAAATCTCCCATCCCGACGACCGGGCGGAGAGCTGGGACCAGGTGAAGCTGATACTCAAGGGCGGGCCAGAGTCCTTCTCGCTGCAAAAGCGCTACCTGCACAAGGACGGCCGGATCATCTGGGGCCGGGCCAACGTCTCCCTGGTGCGCGGCACGGACGGCGAGCCCTTGTTCGCGGTGGTCCAGATAGCCGACATTACCGAGACCAAGGAGGCCCAGGAGGAGCTCGCCGAGATCTTCAACATGTCCCTGGACCCGATCTGCGTGGCCGACATCAACAGCGCCACCTTCCTCAAGGTCAACCCCGCCTTCACGGCCACCCTGGGCTATTCCGAGCAGGAGTTGCTGGGCGTCTCCTTCATGGAGTTCGTGCACCCCGACGACGTGCAGCCCACCCTGGATGTTCTGGAGAAGGAACTATCCCGGGGCAACATGGTGATCAACTTCACCAACCGTTACCGCCGCAAGGACGGCGAGTACGTCTGGCTGAACTGGAACTCCCACCCGGACATGGAAAAGGGCATCACCTACGCGGTGGCCCACGACATCACCGAGCAGCGCCGCTACGAGCGGGAGCTGGAGGAGCGCGAGGCCCTGCTCAACGAGGTGGGCAGCATCGCCAAGATCGGCGGCTGGGAAATGGACCTGGTCACCCGCAGGTCCAAATGGACCAAGGGCACCTACGACATCGTGGAGATCGAGCCGGGCCAGCCCATCCCCGGCCCGGACGATCACATCGCATTTTACCTGCCCCAATACCGGGACATAGTCAGGGAGGCCATGCGGGCCCTGGAAGAGGACGACGTCCCCCTGGACTTCGAGGCCGAGGCGCTTACCCCCAAGGGCAACGTGAAATGGTGCCGCGCCCTGGGCCGCGCCCAGCGGGTGGGCGGCAAGGCGGTCCGGCTCTACGGCACCTTCCAGGACATCACCGAGCGTAAAAAGGCAGAGGAAGAGCTTCACGAGAGCGAACAAAAATTCAGGCTGGTGACCGAAACCATCCAGGACGTGTTCTGGTTGAGCACCTGCGGCGTGGAAGAGATGATCTACGTCAGCCCGGCCTATGAAAACGTATGGGGCCTTTCGCTAGAAGAGCTTTACAGGAGCCCCAGGGCCTTTTTGGAATCCCTGCATCCGGACGACAAGGAAGGCTACCTGAAAACGATCGGCGAGTACCACCGCCGTGGGAAAGCCTACGAATGCTCCTACCGCATACTCAGAAAGGGCGGCGAGATCAGGTGGATTGAGGAAAAAGGCTATCCCGTGGCCGAGCCTTCGGGGCGCACCCGCCTTATGACCGGGGTATGCACGGACATCACCGAGCGTAAAAAGGCAGAGGAGGCGCTCAGGGAGTCCCGCCTGTGGCTGGAGACCATATTCAACGCCCAGGAGGACGCCATCTTCGTGACCACCCCGGGCCGTCGCACCGTGCAGGTTAACCCCGCGGCCGGCGAGATGTTCGGCTACAGCGATCAGGAGCTTTTCGAGCGGTCCACCGAGCTGGTGCACGTGGACCAAGCCCACTACGAGGAGTTCGGGCGTCGCATCACCCAAGCCTTCGAGCGGGGGGAGACGGCCCACTTCGAGTACGAAATGATGCGCAAGAACGGCGAAGTGTTCCCCACCGAGCACACCGTTTCCATGCTCAAGAGCGAGCTGGGCGAGCCCATGGGCATCCTCAGCGTGGTGCGCGACATCACCCAGCGCAAGCGGGCCGAGGAGGCCCTGGCCCAGACCCAAGAGCGCTTCCGCCAGCTCATGGAACAGTCACCCTCGGTGATCGAGATCTACGACCTGGACGGCACCCAGATCATGGCCAACCGGGCCTACGAGGAGCTGTGGGGCTTCCCGGCCAGCCACACCAAGGGCCGCTTCAACCTGTTCAAAAGCGAGGAATTCCTCCGCCTGGGCCTGGAGCCATACGCCCGGCGGGCCTATGAGGGGGAGGCCGTGGACATCCCTCCCTACCGCTTCGACGGCACCGGCCCCACCGAAGGCCGGGGCCGGGGCCGGACGCGCTGGCTCAAGACCCGCTTATACCCCCTCAAGGACGGCCAGGGGCGGGTGCAGAACCTGGTGATCACCCACGAGGACTACACCGAGGTGAAAGAGGCCGAGCAGCAAAACCGGGAGCTGGAGGCCCAGCTGAGGCAAAGTCAGAAGCTGGAAGCGGTGGGCACCTTGGCCGGGGGCATCGCCCACGACTTCAACAACATCCTGGCCGCTATCATGGGCTACGCCGAGCTGACCCAGGACGACCTGCCCGCCGGGCATCCGGGGCACGAGAGCATTGAGCAGATACTCAAGGCCACCCGCCGGGCCCGCGACCTCACCCGCCAGGTGCTCAACTTCAGCCGCCCCGGCGAGGAGCACCAGCGGCCCATGCAGCTGGCCGTGTTGGTCAGGGAGACCCTCAAGCTGCTCCGGCCCTCCATCCCCGCCTACGTGGATTTCCGGAGCGTTATCCGCGACGAAAAGCTGATGATCAAGGCCGACCAGAGCCAGATGCACCAGGTGCTTCTGAACCTGTGCACCAACGCGGCCCAGGCCCTGAACGAGGGGGGGGTCATCGAGGTGGGTCTGGAAAAGGTGGAGCTGGACCCGGAGGACCCCCAGGCCCCGCCCGGCCTGCCCTCCGGGGTGTATCAGATGCTTTGGGTCAAGGACAACGGCCCGGGCATGGAACAGGGCACCCTGGCCCGGATCTTCGATCCCTTCTTCACCACCAAGGAGCCCGGCATGGGCAGCGGCATGGGCCTGTCGGTGGTGCACGGCATCGTGCAGGCCCACGACGGCGCGGTGGCCGTGGAAAGCGAGCTGGGTCAGGGCTCGGTTTTCCGGGTGTATTTGCCGGTATTGTCCAAAGGGGAGCTGAGCGGGGAGGCCGCCCCCGACGCCCCGCCCCGGGGCAGCGAGCATGTCCTCCTGGTGGACGACGAGCCCGCCCTGGTGGACGTGGGGCGCCACGTGCTGGAGCGCCTGGGCTACCGGGTGACCGCCGCCACCTCCAGCCGGGAGGCCCTGGGGCTCTTCCAGGAGGCCCCCGGGGAGTTCGACCTTTTGCTCACCGACCTCACCATGCCCGGGCTCACCGGCACCGCCCTGGCCGAGCGCATCCTGGCCATCCGGCCCGATATGCCCGTCATCCTGTGCACCGGCTACAGCTACGAGCATGTCACCGAGGCCCAGATGCAGGCCATGGGCATCAGGCGTCTGGCCCACAAGCCCCTGCGCGCGGCGGAGATCGCCGAGATCATCCGCGAAGTGCTGGACGAGCCGCCGGACCGGCAATAG
- a CDS encoding sulfite exporter TauE/SafE family protein, whose amino-acid sequence MEAIIPWLVFAGVGALAGVLAGLLGVGGGLVMVPAVVFYLEAAGVAPQNVLHMALGTSLAIIVFTSISSFRAHHKRGAVEWPIVAKITGGILVGTYGGSYIAAQLSTHFLTVFFVVFLYLVAIQMLLDFKPKAARTMPGIAGTSTVGLGIGCLSALVGIGGGSLSVPFMTWCNVPIHRAIGTSAAIGLPIALSGAAGYVVNGWDVPGLPAHSLGFVYLPALIGVAAVSVFFAPLGAKLAHRLPTGILKKVFAAFIILVGTKMLWSLF is encoded by the coding sequence ATGGAAGCGATTATCCCCTGGTTGGTCTTTGCGGGCGTGGGCGCGTTGGCCGGCGTGTTGGCCGGTCTGTTGGGCGTGGGCGGCGGCCTGGTCATGGTCCCGGCGGTGGTTTTCTATCTGGAGGCCGCCGGCGTGGCCCCCCAGAACGTGTTGCACATGGCCCTGGGCACCTCCCTGGCCATCATCGTGTTCACCTCCATCTCCAGCTTCCGGGCCCACCACAAGCGCGGTGCGGTGGAATGGCCCATCGTGGCCAAGATCACCGGCGGCATCCTGGTGGGCACCTACGGCGGCTCCTACATCGCCGCCCAGCTCTCCACCCACTTCCTCACCGTGTTCTTCGTTGTCTTCCTCTATCTGGTGGCCATCCAGATGCTCCTGGACTTCAAGCCCAAGGCCGCCCGCACCATGCCCGGCATCGCGGGCACCAGCACGGTGGGCCTGGGCATCGGCTGCCTCAGCGCCCTGGTGGGCATCGGCGGCGGCTCCCTCTCCGTGCCTTTCATGACCTGGTGCAACGTGCCCATCCACCGCGCCATCGGCACCTCGGCGGCCATCGGCCTGCCCATCGCCCTGTCCGGCGCGGCGGGCTACGTGGTCAACGGCTGGGACGTGCCCGGCCTGCCCGCCCACAGCCTGGGCTTCGTATACCTCCCCGCCCTCATCGGGGTGGCCGCGGTCAGCGTGTTCTTCGCGCCCCTGGGGGCCAAGCTGGCCCACCGCCTGCCCACGGGCATCCTGAAGAAGGTCTTCGCCGCCTTCATCATCCTGGTGGGCACCAAGATGCTCTGGAGCCTCTTTTAA
- a CDS encoding ammonium transporter encodes MNTGDTAWLLVCCSLVLLMTPGLAFFYGGMVRKKNILSTLTLSYAFMAVIGVQWVLYGYSLSFGPDIGGIIGGLDFLGFMRVTAAPNAAYSATVPHQLFAAFQMMFAVITPALITGGFVERIRFKSFLIFGLIWATLVYDPLCHWVWGVGGWLRELGTLDFAGGTVVHIAAGFSALAFAMVIGPRKGYGHSTWEPHNIPYTVLGTGLLWVGWFGFNAGSALGANEVAVSALVATNTSGAAAGVVWMILSWLDGRPSTLGLVTGMVVGLAAVTPASGYVTPLAAMVIGAVAAPISYYTIRFRENRGLDESLDVFACHGMASTWGMLATGLFATKLVNPGGANGLFYGNPSQVGVQILASVVTMVFAFGVTYVVAKALNMSIGLRATTIEEEVGLDISGHGERAYS; translated from the coding sequence CCCGGGCCTGGCCTTTTTTTACGGCGGCATGGTCCGCAAGAAAAACATTCTGTCCACGCTAACCCTGAGCTACGCCTTCATGGCGGTCATCGGGGTGCAGTGGGTGCTCTACGGCTACAGCCTGTCCTTCGGCCCGGACATCGGGGGCATCATCGGCGGGCTGGACTTTCTGGGCTTCATGCGGGTGACCGCCGCGCCCAACGCGGCCTATAGCGCCACGGTGCCCCACCAGCTTTTCGCCGCCTTCCAGATGATGTTCGCGGTGATCACCCCGGCGCTGATCACCGGCGGCTTCGTGGAGCGCATCCGCTTCAAATCGTTCCTCATCTTCGGCCTGATCTGGGCCACTCTGGTCTACGACCCCCTGTGCCACTGGGTGTGGGGCGTGGGCGGCTGGCTCCGTGAGCTGGGCACCCTGGACTTCGCGGGCGGCACGGTGGTGCACATCGCGGCCGGGTTCAGCGCCCTGGCCTTCGCCATGGTCATCGGCCCGCGCAAGGGCTACGGACACAGCACCTGGGAGCCGCACAACATCCCCTACACCGTCTTGGGCACCGGCCTGCTGTGGGTGGGCTGGTTCGGCTTCAACGCGGGCAGCGCCCTGGGGGCCAACGAGGTGGCGGTGAGCGCCCTGGTGGCCACCAACACCTCCGGGGCGGCGGCCGGGGTGGTGTGGATGATCCTCTCCTGGCTCGACGGCCGCCCCTCCACCCTGGGCCTGGTCACGGGCATGGTGGTGGGCCTGGCTGCGGTCACTCCGGCCTCGGGCTACGTCACTCCCCTGGCGGCCATGGTCATCGGCGCGGTGGCCGCGCCCATCAGCTACTACACCATCCGCTTCCGGGAAAACCGGGGCCTGGACGAGTCCCTGGACGTGTTCGCCTGCCACGGCATGGCCTCCACCTGGGGCATGTTGGCCACCGGCCTGTTCGCCACCAAGCTGGTCAACCCCGGCGGGGCCAACGGCCTGTTCTACGGCAACCCCTCCCAGGTCGGGGTGCAGATCCTGGCCTCGGTGGTCACCATGGTCTTCGCCTTCGGGGTCACTTACGTGGTGGCCAAGGCCCTGAACATGAGCATCGGCCTCAGAGCCACCACCATTGAAGAGGAAGTGGGGCTTGACATCAGCGGCCACGGTGAACGAGCTTATTCTTAG
- a CDS encoding calcium/sodium antiporter produces the protein MLSQLVRWIGSDEALNQLVAGLPAWGLLVLLAVCIVVLSKGADLMVDGAVSLAQRTGLPRIVIGATIISLGTTTPEMFVSVLAAWTGNPGLALGNGVGSIICDTGLIFGLMCLISRVPVRRFILNRTGWWQVGSATLLVVMCLIALWAAPAAPTLGRGAGLFLLLLLVVYLYMSYRWARQSGLLAEDVGEERDWGVGKALGFTLLGLVGVVAGSRVLVPTAAEGALRIGVPQDVIAATLVAFGTSLPELMTAISSIRKGQPQIMVGNVVGADVLNCLFVVGAASVARPLAVPPNFFTFHFPAMLLILYSFRAFIFMNTDGWFKRWQGAWILSIYAAYLVLQYSLELG, from the coding sequence GTGCTTTCCCAATTAGTCAGATGGATCGGCAGCGACGAGGCCCTCAATCAGCTGGTGGCCGGTCTGCCCGCCTGGGGCCTGCTGGTGCTCCTGGCGGTGTGCATCGTGGTGCTTTCCAAGGGCGCGGACCTCATGGTGGACGGCGCGGTCTCCCTGGCCCAGCGCACCGGCCTGCCCCGCATCGTCATCGGGGCCACCATCATCAGCCTGGGCACCACCACTCCCGAGATGTTCGTGAGCGTGCTGGCCGCCTGGACCGGCAACCCCGGCCTGGCCCTGGGCAACGGGGTGGGCTCCATCATCTGCGACACCGGGCTCATCTTCGGGCTCATGTGCCTGATCAGCCGGGTGCCGGTGAGGCGTTTTATCCTCAACCGCACCGGCTGGTGGCAGGTGGGCTCGGCCACCCTGCTGGTGGTGATGTGCCTGATCGCCCTGTGGGCCGCTCCCGCCGCCCCCACCCTGGGGCGCGGGGCCGGGCTGTTTTTGCTGCTGCTGCTCGTGGTCTATCTGTACATGTCCTACCGCTGGGCCCGCCAGAGCGGCCTGCTGGCCGAGGACGTGGGCGAGGAGCGCGACTGGGGAGTGGGCAAGGCCCTGGGCTTCACCCTGCTGGGCCTGGTGGGAGTGGTGGCCGGTTCCCGGGTGCTGGTGCCCACCGCGGCCGAGGGCGCTCTTCGGATCGGGGTGCCCCAGGACGTGATCGCGGCCACCCTGGTGGCCTTCGGCACCAGCCTGCCCGAGCTGATGACCGCCATCAGCTCAATCCGCAAGGGCCAGCCCCAGATCATGGTGGGCAACGTGGTGGGGGCCGACGTACTCAACTGCCTGTTTGTGGTCGGCGCGGCGTCGGTGGCCCGGCCCCTGGCCGTGCCGCCCAACTTCTTCACCTTCCATTTCCCGGCCATGCTGCTCATTCTCTATAGCTTCCGGGCCTTCATCTTCATGAACACCGACGGCTGGTTCAAGCGCTGGCAAGGCGCCTGGATTCTGAGCATCTACGCGGCCTATCTGGTTTTGCAGTACAGCCTTGAGCTAGGGTAG
- a CDS encoding mechanosensitive ion channel family protein, translated as MRHLFALSLCLALFLGAAAPCPAEETPTLKEVIQPSGGKAQATAAKPAPDGQMRPSPRQALIDFALAARAGKYADAAHYLDLSGIPEAERDELGPRLAYRLMAAGTRALLLDIEQINDSPQGDLNDGLPKDLEKIGTVRTPEGPVDLYLQRKSLPGGEVIWRFTPRTVAQIDLAYRHFGHGVLGEKLTEYLPDYWFLGMQLWQWAAAFILAILCYLGAWLATALIEWLLARRPKGLGDPGRRFLRGPLRLLMAAMVYTWNVDIIGPSMTAKAIMRGRTIPLIAVTWCLVRLVDIAVERLAQHMQRAGNQQATVLLKPVGTILKVLLVMTAAVVWLDNFGFKVTTILASLGVGGIAVALAAQDTLKNFLGSIAILLDKPFRVGERIVVQGHDGFVEEIGLRSTKLRQLDGHQAVVPNELVARVDLENIGRRPHIRRVANLRLASRTSAAQARRAVAIVEDLLKDREGMDPELPPRVYLNEFNPDSLNLLMIYWYVPPDFWAYNAFGNELNLSILERFEAEGIRLAEPAVRAVVSQEPGEDIPA; from the coding sequence ATGCGTCATCTCTTTGCCCTGTCGCTTTGCCTGGCCCTCTTTTTGGGCGCGGCCGCGCCCTGCCCGGCCGAAGAGACCCCCACCCTCAAGGAAGTGATACAGCCCAGCGGCGGCAAGGCCCAGGCCACGGCGGCCAAGCCCGCCCCGGACGGCCAGATGCGCCCCTCCCCCCGCCAGGCGCTCATCGACTTCGCCCTGGCCGCGCGCGCCGGCAAGTACGCCGACGCGGCCCATTACCTGGACCTCAGCGGCATCCCCGAGGCCGAGCGGGACGAGCTGGGCCCGCGCCTGGCCTACCGCCTCATGGCCGCCGGGACCCGCGCCCTGCTGTTGGACATCGAGCAGATAAATGACAGCCCCCAGGGCGACCTGAACGACGGCCTGCCCAAGGACCTGGAAAAGATCGGCACGGTGCGCACCCCCGAGGGCCCGGTGGACCTCTACCTCCAGCGCAAGAGCCTGCCCGGCGGCGAGGTCATCTGGCGCTTCACCCCGCGCACCGTGGCCCAGATCGACCTGGCCTACCGCCATTTCGGCCATGGAGTGCTGGGCGAAAAGCTCACCGAGTATCTGCCCGACTACTGGTTCCTGGGCATGCAGCTCTGGCAGTGGGCCGCCGCCTTCATCCTCGCTATCCTGTGCTACCTGGGGGCCTGGCTGGCCACCGCCCTGATCGAATGGCTCCTGGCCCGGCGGCCCAAGGGCCTGGGCGACCCCGGCCGCCGCTTTTTGCGCGGGCCCCTCCGCCTGCTCATGGCGGCCATGGTCTACACCTGGAACGTGGACATCATCGGCCCCTCCATGACCGCCAAGGCCATCATGAGGGGCCGCACCATACCCCTCATCGCGGTCACCTGGTGCCTGGTGCGCCTGGTGGACATCGCGGTGGAGCGCCTGGCCCAGCACATGCAGCGGGCGGGCAACCAGCAGGCCACGGTGCTGCTCAAACCCGTGGGCACCATCCTCAAGGTGCTCTTGGTCATGACCGCGGCGGTGGTGTGGCTGGACAACTTCGGCTTCAAGGTGACCACCATCCTGGCCAGCCTGGGGGTGGGCGGCATCGCGGTGGCCCTGGCCGCCCAGGACACCCTTAAAAATTTCCTGGGCTCCATCGCCATCCTCCTGGACAAGCCCTTCCGGGTGGGCGAGCGCATCGTGGTTCAAGGCCACGACGGCTTCGTGGAGGAGATCGGCCTGCGCTCCACCAAGCTGCGCCAGCTGGACGGCCACCAGGCGGTGGTGCCCAACGAGCTGGTGGCCCGGGTGGATTTGGAAAACATCGGGCGGCGGCCCCATATCCGGCGGGTGGCCAATCTGCGCCTGGCCTCGCGCACCAGCGCGGCCCAGGCCCGCCGCGCGGTGGCCATCGTGGAGGATCTCTTAAAGGACCGTGAGGGCATGGACCCCGAGCTGCCGCCCCGGGTCTATCTGAACGAGTTCAACCCGGACTCGCTCAACCTGCTGATGATCTACTGGTACGTGCCCCCGGACTTCTGGGCCTACAACGCCTTTGGCAACGAGCTGAACCTGAGCATCCTGGAGCGCTTCGAGGCCGAGGGCATCCGCCTGGCCGAGCCCGCGGTCCGGGCCGTGGTCAGCCAGGAGCCGGGAGAAGATATTCCGGCCTAG
- a CDS encoding P-II family nitrogen regulator codes for MLKKIEAIIREDKVGDVKDALNEIGIRGMNVFEIRGQGRQGGITLAGRSGTYQVDMLPKMQMNIILSEENVDETIATILKVAQTGAAGDGLIFVYPVEEVVRIRTGERGREAVMYPGDIDEKKGRGKAKAS; via the coding sequence ATGCTTAAGAAGATCGAAGCCATTATCCGCGAAGACAAGGTGGGCGACGTCAAGGACGCGCTCAACGAGATAGGCATCCGGGGCATGAACGTCTTCGAGATCCGGGGACAGGGCCGCCAGGGCGGCATCACCCTGGCCGGGCGTTCGGGCACCTATCAGGTGGACATGCTGCCCAAGATGCAGATGAACATCATCCTCAGCGAGGAAAACGTGGACGAGACCATCGCCACCATCCTGAAGGTCGCCCAGACCGGCGCGGCGGGAGACGGGCTCATCTTCGTCTACCCGGTGGAGGAGGTGGTGCGCATCCGCACCGGCGAGCGCGGCCGCGAGGCGGTGATGTACCCCGGCGACATCGACGAAAAGAAGGGCCGGGGCAAGGCCAAGGCCTCCTGA